DNA from Mesorhizobium sp. DCY119:
GCTTTCCTCGCCACGCGCGCCATGACCGCGCAGGAGGCCGCCCGATGAAACGCACATTCGGACAGGCGCTGTCGCTCTATGGCGGGCTTTTGCTGATCGCGCTTCTGATCTGCATGCCGTTCTGGTGGGTCATCACCGGCTCGATCAAACTGCCGCGTGAGATCATCCAGCGCGTACCGACGATGATCCCGGAGAGCTTTACGCTGCAGCATTTCGAGAAGCTGCTGCAGGCGTCGGACTTCCCGGTCTATCTCATCAACAGCCTCATCGTCGCCTCGTTCTCGACGGCGTTCACGGTGCTGCTGGCTCTGCCAGCGGCCTATGCCTTTTTCCGCATGGAATTTCCCGGCCGCAATGCGCTCTACCGCACGATCCTGCTCGCCTATGCCTTCCCCGGCGTCGTCGTGCTGATCCCACTTTACGGCCTGTTCGCCAAGGTCGGGCTGATCGACAGCCCGGTGGCGCTGGTTGTCGTCAATGTCGCCTTCGCGCTGCCCTTCTCGATCTGGATGATGCGCTCCTTCCTTGCCACCATCCCGCGCGAGATCGAGGAAGCAGCAGTGGTCGACGGTGCGCCGACGACCACCATTCTCGTGCGCATCCTGATGCCGTTGATCGCGCCGGGCATCGCCAGCGTCGCGATCTTTGCCTTCATCTCGTCGTGGACCGAATATCTGTTCGCTTCGGTGCTGATCGTGTCGGATGCGCGGCGCACCATTCCCGTCGGCTTTGCCGGCATCATCGGCCAGTATCAGATCGACTGGGGCCTGCTGCTTGCCGGCGCCACAGCCGCGATCATTCCGGTCGTCGCCCTCTTCGCCCTTGTCGGCCGCTGGTTCGTTTCCGGCCTGAC
Protein-coding regions in this window:
- a CDS encoding carbohydrate ABC transporter permease codes for the protein MKRTFGQALSLYGGLLLIALLICMPFWWVITGSIKLPREIIQRVPTMIPESFTLQHFEKLLQASDFPVYLINSLIVASFSTAFTVLLALPAAYAFFRMEFPGRNALYRTILLAYAFPGVVVLIPLYGLFAKVGLIDSPVALVVVNVAFALPFSIWMMRSFLATIPREIEEAAVVDGAPTTTILVRILMPLIAPGIASVAIFAFISSWTEYLFASVLIVSDARRTIPVGFAGIIGQYQIDWGLLLAGATAAIIPVVALFALVGRWFVSGLTDGAVK